The following are from one region of the Hemibagrus wyckioides isolate EC202008001 linkage group LG24, SWU_Hwy_1.0, whole genome shotgun sequence genome:
- the LOC131344896 gene encoding 4-galactosyl-N-acetylglucosaminide 3-alpha-L-fucosyltransferase 9-like, whose product MTACLFTFAGSMPTMSGWKLCRSLWYAISLLSVLLIALLYYTPSFRCLTQELAEPIMNPGHRPVLVLIWLWPFNQTFELDLCSSLFNIHGCILTANRDFIEKADAVLIHHRDIAWDASNLPWIPRPPHQKWIWMNSESPSNTARIPGLDDLFNVSLSYRRDADISVPYGSLVPVHDGFEDFVDFLPSEKDKLVCWIVSNYKPEHRRVQYYEQLSKYVQIHVYGEFFERHVSEQEYKDIISSCKFYLSFENSAHKDYITEKLFNALDLGAVPIVFGPPRKNYECFIPGDAFIHVDDFPSMRALAKHLFLLHQNQALYLRYFRWRRHFRVKTAYFPVENACRSCEYIRQNRQYQVLTNMYQWYWDMSKELDLPPSFY is encoded by the coding sequence ATGACTGCTTGTTTGTTCACATTTGCAGGATCGATGCCGACCATGTCGGGGTGGAAGTTGTGTCGTTCGTTGTGGTATGCGATCTCGCTGCTGTCCGTCTTGCTCATTGCTCTGCTCTACTACACTCCTTCCTTCCGATGTCTGACCCAAGAACTCGCAGAACCCATCATGAACCCTGGACACCGCCCCGTCTTGGTGCTCATCTGGCTCTGGCCCTTTAACCAGACCTTCGAGCTCGACCTCTGCAGCTCCCTCTTCAACATCCATGGCTGCATCCTAACAGCCAACCGGGATTTCATCGAGAAAGCCGACGCCGTCCTGATCCACCACAGGGACATCGCTTGGGATGCGTCGAATCTCCCGTGGATTCCTCGTCCTCCTCATCAGAAGTGGATCTGGATGAATTCTGAGTCGCCGTCGAACACGGCTCGGATCCCTGGCCTCGACGACCTATTTAACGTCTCGCTCAGTTACCGCAGAGACGCCGACATCAGCGTGCCTTACGGCTCTCTGGTTCCGGTTCACGACGGATTTGAGGACTTTGTGGACTTTCTACCTTCTGAAAAGGACAAGCTTGTGTGCTGGATTGTTAGCAACTACAAGCCAGAACACAGGAGGGTGCAGTACTACGAGCAGCTCAGCAAGTACGTCCAGATTCACGTCTACGGCGAGTTTTTCGAGAGGCACGTTTCCGAGCAGGAATACAAAGACATCATCTCCAGCTGCAAGTTCTACCTGTCCTTCGAGAACTCCGCGCACAAGGACTACATCACGGAGAAGCTGTTCAATGCCCTGGATCTAGGCGCCGTTCCCATAGTCTTTGGGCCTCCCAGGAAGAACTACGAGTGCTTTATTCCCGGTGACGCCTTTATCCACGTGGACGACTTCCCTTCCATGAGGGCTCTGGCTAAACATCTCTTTCTTTTACACCAGAACCAAGCCTTGTATCTCAGGTACTTCAGGTGGAGGAGACATTTCCGAGTGAAGACCGCTTACTTCCCGGTGGAGAATGCCTGTCGTTCCTGCGAGTACATTCGACAGAACCGGCAGTACCAGGTTCTTACAAATATGTACCAGTGGTACTGGGATATGAGCAAAGAACTTGACCTGCCTCCATCTTTCTACTAA